Within Garra rufa chromosome 9, GarRuf1.0, whole genome shotgun sequence, the genomic segment gcaaagtgacccacatttggttttttaccactgaaaatgtttacaatttaaCAATATACTCCTTGAACCATACTGGAATTCCAATATCTTTGGAATGAAGAAAATGAATCATATTAAAATGAAGATAAAGATATattttgagttacaggcatgcaaaccaaaaacttaaaaagtgctgtttccccatttttgggGAAATATgtcgtacactaccagtcaaaagttttttgttttgtaaaagatatttttttattttttttttatgtttttaagagaagtgtcttctactcaccaagcctgcatttatttgatccaaaatacagcaacaacagtagaattttgaaatacttttactattttaaagaactgttttttatttgaatatattttaaaatataatttattcctgtgatttcaaagctgattttagcatcattactccagtcacatgatccttcaaaaatcattctaatattctaatttgctgctcaaattattattattaccttggaaacagctgagcagaatttttcaggtttatttgatgaataggaagttcacaagaacagcatttatctgaaatagaaatcttttgtaacattacaaatgcttttatcatcacttttgatcaattttaagcatccttgctaaataaaagtatgaatttctagAATTCTAGAACCTTTTTTTCTaatcaaatagaaagctgttatttttaatagtacttttttttaattgtactgttttactgtactttgaagcaaataaatgcaggcttggtgagcagaagagacttttttaaaaaacattaaaaatcttaccgttcaaaaacttttggctggtagcgTAAGTTAACAAGTGGTCAAGTGTGGCTGTTATGGACCTCCGTGTTCTCACCTGTCTTTCTAATGGCTCCTCCCCCTCTGTTTCCCATTGGTCCAGTCCAATTCACATTTCCTCCACGCTGTGGCTGGCCCCGCTTCTTCTGAACACCTAGAGAGGAGACTACCCCTTGCAGACTATTTATGCCTGCACACCAAAACACACAAACTTGCACATATATGCAATATTATGTAATGCTGATGTTTATCTCATCTATTCTCTCTCACTTCTCCTTGTGTAAAATCCTTTGACCAGTCCTCTTCTGccacctcttcctcctcctctcaTTTGCCCCCGCAATCCCATCATGCCCCCTCTCCCCATGGGACGTCCGAGTCTCGCCTTCACGCTCACTTTGCTCAGTTGATTATTTATATTCTGCATAAATGAGTCACAGAAACTATTTAGTCTACTATCAGAGAACATCAGCTCTGAGAGTTTTGTATTTTGTCAAACAGAATGTGCCTGACAGATGTGCTATGCAGGGCGGCCAGCACAGAAGGTCTGTTGCCCATCTCCAGAGCCAGACGCTGGTTCTTCAGAGAGGCTGCAGTCTGCTGGTTTACTAGGGATGGGATGTCCATCACATCTGCTGGCTGATGCTTCAGCAAACTGGTGAAGCTTCAGGAAGGAGAACAAGAATAATACACCAGAATATTACAGTGCACATGTATAAACAAATGTATATCTGGATTATATTTTGATAACAGACTGCAAAACTAATTCTCACCGGTCATGCAGAGAGACGGTGCATGTGCTGTTCAGAATGATCTTTTGGGGATCCATTGGATTCATTTTCACATTCAGCTTGCGGTATAAACGTCAACCTTTCAGTCAAACATGTGCTAAAAAGGTAGAATGAGAAGTCAAATTAGTGTTGACATCTAACTTTAGCTTACAAAATCCTAATTCTAGATGTATATCTGAGTCTCGGCTAGTTCAGCACGAAGGATTTGCACAATAAAAAACTTAGCAAACATGTTAACGTGCAAAAGTcgcattttttaatatttgagcTATAAATATTACTTATAAAAATCACGTTTTTTTATTTACCACCATTTAAGTTAGCATCAATGCACGCAATCTTACTTGAGTAGTTTTGATGGGATGTTTGGTGCCAGGTGTGCGGAGTTTGGGTCAGTGATTCACCCACGCTGCCTGCTGTGGTTCGGCTGAATGATTACCGCCCTCTTCCGGATAAAGCGACACATGGACACCACACTCTGTGTCAACAAGtagaatttttaattttcttttttttaattattaaaatatgattCGGTTATTTACTTTGTATAACGTTACAGGCtttacttatttttaatttatttcactaTTTGAGTAATGTTAGATGTTTAAACCTTTTAAAAGAAACATCTATTATttatcataattatacaaaaatagTGATTTTTTGTATTTCAAAGTGGTTTTATAGAGATTATAATCAAAAGCAACAAGTTAAAGGTTTCTTAATGATCTGTAGTATAAATAATCCAATTTCTAAGAAAACTAAACTGAAATCTATATTggatttaaataattgtaataatttaatttaaaaaggatttaaattaaatataagatGACCTAGTGTACAAGTCACCTGACCGACCAGGTAAACAAGCTAAGCTTGATTTTTGAGCAGGGTTAGCCTATTTCTTGatattttttaacttttacttaTGCTCTGGAACTTTAAAATGATTTCAAGCAGTGACCAAAAATGTCATCATCGCACAATATTCTTTTCACAAACAAagttttacaatatttatttatttacatacactAGCAGTGTACACTATAGCAAATTTTCAAgattttttatgtgttttaaagaagtctcttccgctcaccaaacctgcattttttttttcaaaatacaaagaaaaactgtgaaattgtgaaatatttttactatttaaaaaaactgctttctatgtgaatatattttaaaatgtaatttattcctgtgatcaaagctaaactttcagcatcgttactccagtcttcattgtcacatgaaatcattctaatatgctgatttgctgttcaagaaacatgtattattattactattatcatcatcaatatttaaaacagttgagtactttttttttcagaattctttgaaacatccaaaaatctgaaataaaaagcttttgtaacattatacactatagcattccaaagcttggagtcagtaaaattttatttagcaattgtttagtaaattgatcaaaagtgataataaagacatttataatgttacgaaagatttctatttcagataaattctgttcgTGTGAACTTTGTATTtataaaagaaacctgaaaaaatctactcagctgttttcaatataataaaaaatgtttttgagcaagtctgcaagcaaatcagaatattagaatgatttctgaaggatcatgtgactggagcaatgacgcaaaaaattcagctttgaaatcacagaaataaattacattttaaaatatatttaaatagaaaacagttattttaaatagtaaaactaattcaaatgtttactgtttttgcagtactaaatgcaggcttggtgagcagaagatacttgtttaaaaaacttactgtttaaaaacttttgactggtagtgtatacatacTTTAACATTACATAATTGTGGCCGCTGGTCTCTGTCTAGGTTTCAGATTTCAGTTTTACTGTGCTTTATGTTTTGACAAATAACTCTACATTTGAGTCGCCAGGGGAGTTACCTCTCAGTTtcagagtctctctctctctctctctttctctctctctctctctctctggataAACGCGCAAGTACGGCGAGCGAGTCAGACGTGCGCAGACACACACAGAAGAGTACGCACATGTGACACATAACTACATTGTAAGTAGTCCCTATATTTTCTTACATGAAAATGctgtttgtgttttatgtatgtaGTAATTAATACTTGTGTCAGTAACTATACACAGTCTCAGAAAGAGTGGAACCGAATTTATACGTGTCTGAGTCAGGAAGTAACTGGACGGCGTTTCCCATTTAAGTTGAAAGTGATGGAAGCGTCTTTTATGGAATATCATGAATTTACCTGTTTGgtaataaataaagttaaaatgaattGAATTCTGTATGTTCATACTAAAACGTTGGTCTGTTTAGTGCAACTGCCTGTTGAGTTACTTTAAATTAAATCTTGAAATCTTCACATCACCTGTGCAGCAATGCCAGTCTAAATGTATTGAGACCTGTGGTTACGTTCTTGTGTTTGTGTAATTTTTCAACATTTCTTTGAAGGCTATACAGTGCCCCCAAAAGTTTTTGGACCTTTTTTCCTCACATGAAATGTTTGAAAAGTTTGACAATCAATTTTTTTCGGTGtttgattttatgtttttatattcaATGCCATGATATTAATTTATAAGTGTTGCTGAAGTGTCCAAGCCACATTTATATACAATTTTCCTTCTCTTCTAAAACAGTGGttgcagaatgtctgtgaatgcGCCCAGCAGCAGTGATGCATGTTTAAGCATCGTTCACAGCCTGATGTGTCACCGTCAGGGAGGAGAGAATGAGAGCTTCGCCAAACGTGCCATCGAAAGCCTGGTAAAGAAGCTCAAAGAGAAAAGAGATGAGCTCGACTCCCTTATCACTGCTATCACCACAAATGGTGTCCATCCAAGCAAGTGTGTCACCATACAAAGAACGCTGGACGGACGTTTGCAGGTCAGAGCACTACTGACATATTAATTACACTTaaaaaaatcagacaaagtgtgatCTGAAGTAACAGTTCACATGTAAAACCATGCTGAAAT encodes:
- the chtopb gene encoding chromatin target of PRMT1b: MNPMDPQKIILNSTCTVSLHDRFTSLLKHQPADVMDIPSLVNQQTAASLKNQRLALEMGNRPSVLAALHSTSNINNQLSKVSVKARLGRPMGRGGMMGLRGQMRGGGRGGRRGLVKGFYTRRSINSLQGVVSSLGVQKKRGQPQRGGNVNWTGPMGNRGGGAIRKTEGNAERQVLHPGTAQAIKFHFVCTGGGRFTSVGRAYSGCNRVKFDSHQVPSREQLDEQLDEYMSMTKSHLDAELDAYMAQVDLDDMV